From Micromonospora rifamycinica, a single genomic window includes:
- a CDS encoding sulfite oxidase-like oxidoreductase: MSPGFQGRRRTTDPALPPGQYLTEDFPVLSAGPTPRVPLDRWEFVLATETGDEFRWSWAELMDLPQETPTVDIHCVTRWSKFGTSWQGVSLDVLLDGVDTAADYAQAHSYGGYTTNLPLDDLRDGQAWLVHGYDGEPLPAEHGGPARLLVPHLYFWKSAKWVRGLRLTVEDEPGFWETAGYHDYGDPWREQRYQGD; this comes from the coding sequence GTGTCACCGGGCTTCCAGGGCCGACGTCGGACGACCGACCCGGCCCTGCCGCCGGGGCAGTACCTGACCGAGGACTTCCCGGTCCTCTCCGCCGGACCGACCCCCCGGGTGCCCCTGGACCGGTGGGAGTTCGTCCTCGCCACCGAGACCGGCGACGAGTTCCGCTGGTCCTGGGCGGAGCTGATGGACCTGCCGCAGGAGACCCCGACGGTGGACATCCACTGCGTCACCCGATGGTCCAAGTTCGGCACCAGCTGGCAGGGCGTCTCGTTGGACGTGCTGCTCGACGGGGTGGACACCGCCGCCGACTACGCCCAGGCGCATTCGTACGGCGGCTACACCACCAACCTGCCGCTGGACGACCTGCGTGACGGCCAGGCCTGGCTGGTGCACGGCTACGACGGCGAGCCCCTGCCCGCCGAGCACGGTGGTCCGGCCCGGCTGCTGGTGCCGCACCTCTACTTCTGGAAGTCGGCCAAGTGGGTGCGCGGCCTGCGGCTGACCGTCGAGGACGAGCCCGGTTTCTGGGAGACCGCCGGCTACCACGACTACGGCGACCCGTGGCGCGAGCAGCGCTACCAGGGCGACTGA
- a CDS encoding ferredoxin reductase, which produces MAAAATGGRVATPLGWRVARLVERRVETATAQTLILSVPGWPGHLPGQHVDVRLTAPDGYQAARSYSLAGPADGDRVALTVQRVPDGEVSPYLTDAWAEGDPVEVRGPVGGWFVWRPEQTAPVLLVAGGSGVVPLMAMVRSRRAAGNRAPFRLIYSVRTPADVIYADELRTRNRDDPGLDVTYVYTRQAPDGWRGEPHRIGLADVNTHGWPAELEPLCYVCGPTGFVETVADLLVGLGHQTRRVRTERFGPTG; this is translated from the coding sequence GTGGCCGCAGCCGCCACGGGCGGCCGGGTGGCGACGCCGCTGGGCTGGCGGGTGGCCCGGCTGGTGGAGCGCCGGGTCGAGACGGCCACCGCCCAGACCCTCATCCTGTCGGTGCCCGGCTGGCCGGGGCACCTGCCGGGGCAGCACGTCGACGTCCGGCTCACCGCCCCCGACGGTTACCAGGCGGCCCGGTCGTACTCGCTGGCCGGGCCGGCCGACGGCGACCGGGTCGCGCTGACGGTGCAGCGGGTGCCGGACGGCGAGGTGTCCCCGTACCTGACCGACGCCTGGGCCGAGGGCGATCCGGTGGAGGTGCGCGGTCCGGTCGGCGGCTGGTTCGTCTGGCGGCCCGAGCAGACCGCGCCGGTGCTGCTGGTCGCCGGGGGATCCGGGGTGGTGCCGCTGATGGCGATGGTGCGGTCCCGCCGGGCCGCCGGCAACCGGGCGCCGTTCCGGCTGATCTATTCGGTCCGGACGCCGGCGGACGTCATCTACGCCGACGAGCTGCGGACCCGCAACCGCGACGACCCGGGCCTGGACGTGACCTACGTCTACACCCGGCAGGCTCCCGACGGGTGGCGGGGCGAGCCGCACCGGATCGGCCTGGCCGACGTGAACACCCACGGTTGGCCGGCGGAGCTGGAACCGCTCTGCTACGTCTGTGGGCCGACCGGTTTCGTGGAGACCGTCGCGGACCTGTTGGTGGGGTTGGGCCACCAGACCCGACGGGTACGGACCGAGCGGTTCGGACCGACCGGCTGA
- a CDS encoding DUF2267 domain-containing protein, producing the protein MDYDTFVDQVARRTRTGPERAVALAHATLATLADRLTGGDVLDLATQLPAPLRLALRPGPGNEAAERFGAAEFVARVAGRGDLTEPAAREAVRAVLATVREAVSGGEFDDLVTRLPRDYRDLVEPALTPGGTMSRRA; encoded by the coding sequence ATGGACTACGACACCTTCGTCGACCAGGTGGCCCGGCGGACCCGTACCGGTCCGGAGCGGGCCGTGGCGTTGGCCCACGCGACCCTGGCGACCCTCGCCGATCGGCTGACCGGCGGCGACGTGCTCGATCTGGCGACGCAGCTACCGGCGCCGCTGCGGCTGGCCCTGCGGCCGGGTCCTGGTAACGAGGCGGCCGAACGGTTCGGTGCCGCCGAGTTCGTCGCCCGGGTGGCGGGCCGGGGGGACCTGACCGAGCCGGCCGCCCGGGAGGCGGTGCGCGCGGTCCTCGCCACGGTCCGCGAGGCGGTCAGCGGCGGTGAGTTCGACGATCTGGTGACCCGGCTCCCGCGTGACTACCGGGATCTGGTGGAGCCGGCGCTCACCCCGGGCGGCACCATGTCGCGTCGCGCCTGA
- a CDS encoding TerC/Alx family metal homeostasis membrane protein — protein sequence MTDLSYLAAGELSSVGTPTLWAVTIVGVLALLVLDFLVTRRPHEVSIREALGWSAFYIALPLAFGGWVWSRYGSQQGVEYLTGYLVEKSLSVDNLFVFMLLLAAFAVPAVLAQRVLLYGIAGALVLRAVFIAIGAAALQTLDFAFLLFAVILIATAVKLLRDALSGHEQEIDINKMRSVRLLRRFMPVVDEYHGTRMTVRQQGRRALTPFALVVVAVLATDIVFAVDSVPAVYGITEDPYLVFATNAFALLGLRALYFVLHAALSRLVHLSYGLAIILAFIGVKLGLHWAHGIWPGVPEIPTLASLGVIIGVLVVVTLTSLRATRDREPGDAEVVTEKH from the coding sequence ATGACCGATCTGTCATATCTTGCTGCCGGTGAGTTGTCCTCGGTGGGTACCCCGACCCTCTGGGCGGTCACCATCGTCGGGGTGCTCGCGCTGCTGGTCCTCGACTTCCTGGTCACCCGGCGGCCGCACGAGGTGTCGATCAGGGAGGCGCTCGGCTGGTCGGCGTTCTACATCGCGCTGCCGTTGGCGTTCGGCGGCTGGGTCTGGTCCCGGTACGGCTCCCAGCAGGGCGTCGAATACCTGACCGGCTACCTGGTCGAGAAGTCGCTCTCCGTCGACAACCTCTTCGTGTTCATGCTCCTGCTGGCCGCCTTCGCGGTGCCCGCGGTGCTCGCCCAGCGGGTGCTGCTCTACGGCATCGCCGGCGCGCTGGTGCTGCGCGCGGTCTTCATCGCCATCGGGGCGGCGGCGTTGCAGACCCTCGACTTCGCCTTCCTGCTCTTCGCCGTCATCCTGATCGCCACCGCGGTCAAGCTGCTACGCGACGCCCTCTCCGGGCACGAGCAGGAGATCGACATCAACAAGATGCGGTCGGTACGGCTGCTGCGCCGGTTCATGCCGGTGGTCGACGAGTACCACGGCACCCGGATGACGGTCCGCCAGCAGGGCCGGCGGGCGCTGACCCCGTTCGCGCTGGTGGTAGTCGCAGTGCTCGCCACCGACATCGTCTTCGCGGTCGACTCGGTGCCCGCCGTCTACGGCATCACCGAGGACCCGTACCTGGTCTTCGCCACCAACGCGTTCGCGCTGCTCGGGCTGCGGGCGTTGTACTTCGTGCTGCACGCCGCGCTGAGCCGCCTGGTGCACCTCAGCTACGGCCTGGCGATCATCCTGGCCTTCATCGGCGTCAAGCTCGGCCTGCACTGGGCGCACGGGATCTGGCCGGGCGTGCCGGAGATCCCGACCCTGGCCTCGCTCGGTGTGATCATCGGTGTCCTGGTGGTGGTCACCCTCACCAGCCTGCGGGCCACCCGCGACCGGGAGCCCGGCGACGCCGAGGTGGTCACCGAGAAGCACTGA
- a CDS encoding DUF6510 family protein, with translation MTEMSYLDGNMLDGPLRELFAVDLSAATGRCASCGATGPMADLHVYAHAPGLVGRCPSCTEVMVRLVRAPDRAWLDLRGVTYLQVPLPTAQPFPRPV, from the coding sequence ATGACCGAGATGTCCTACCTGGACGGCAACATGCTCGACGGGCCGCTGCGCGAGCTGTTCGCGGTGGACCTGAGCGCGGCGACCGGGCGGTGCGCGTCGTGCGGCGCGACCGGCCCGATGGCCGACCTGCACGTCTACGCCCACGCCCCCGGCCTGGTGGGGCGCTGCCCGTCCTGCACCGAGGTGATGGTGCGGCTGGTCCGCGCCCCCGACCGGGCCTGGCTGGACCTGCGCGGCGTCACCTACCTCCAGGTGCCGCTGCCCACCGCGCAGCCCTTCCCCCGCCCCGTCTGA